A genomic segment from Nicotiana tabacum cultivar K326 chromosome 9, ASM71507v2, whole genome shotgun sequence encodes:
- the LOC107827090 gene encoding bifunctional purple acid phosphatase 26, whose amino-acid sequence MLLHLLFSLSLVLTFIENGNAGITSAFVRTQWPSVDIPLANEVFAVPKGYNAPQQVHITQGDYDGKAVIISWITPDEPGSSQVRYGLSEGKYDFTAEGTVTNYTFYNYKSGYIHQCLVTGLQYDTKYYYEIGKGDSARKFWFETPPEVDPDASYKFGIIGDLGQTYNSLSTLQHYMQSGAKSVLFVGDLSYADRYEYNDVGVRWDTWGRFVEQSAAYQPWIWSAGNHEIEFFPNMGEVVPFKSFLYRYPTPYQASRSSNPLWYAIRRASAHIIVLSSYSPFVKYTPQWHWLKQELKNVNREKTPWLIVLMHVPIYNSNEAHFMEGESMRSVFERWFIKHRVDVIFAGHVHAYERSYRISNIHYNVSGGDAYPVPDKTAPIYITVGDGGNQEGLASRFRDPQPDYSAFREASYGHSTLEIKNRTHAFYHWNRNDDGNKVTTDSFTLHNQYWGSARRRRKLNKNHLHSVISERPSIARF is encoded by the exons ATGTTGCTTCATCTCTTGTTTTCGTTATCTCTCGTCTTGACATTTATAGAAAATGGGAATGCTGGTATAACAAGCGCATTTGTTCGAACTCAGTGGCCGTCTGTGGATATTCCTCTTGCAAATGAAGTATTTGCAGTTCCAAAGGGTTATAACGCTCCACAGCAA GTGCATATTACACAGGGTGACTATGACGGGAAGGCTGTAATAATTTCATGGATAACTCCTGATGAACCAGGGTCTAGCCAAGTGCGTTACGGCTTATCTGAGGGGAAATATGATTTTACTGCTGAGGGGACTGTAACAAACTACACATTTTACAACTACAAGTCCGGTTATATACATCAGTGCCTTGTTACTGGCCTTCAG TATGACACGAAGTACTACTATGAAATCGGAAAAGGCGATTCTGCTCGGAAGTTTTGGTTTGAAACTCCTCCAGAAGTTGATCCAGATGCTTCTTACAAATTTGGCATCATAG GTGATCTTGGTCAAACATATAATTCTCTTTCTACTCTTCAGCACTACATGCAAAGTGGAGCCAAAAGTGTCTTGTTTGTTGGAGATCTCTCTTATGCTGACAGATATGAGTATAACGATGTTGGAGTTCGTTGGGATACATGGGGCCGCTTCGTTGAACAAAGTGCAGCATACCAGCCATGGATTTGGTCCGCTGGGAATCATGAGATAGAGTTCTTTCCAAATATG GGGGAAGTAGTTCCATTCAAATCATTTCTATACAGATACCCCACACCTTATCAAGCTTCAAGAAGCAGTAATCCCCTTTGGTATGCCATCAGAAGGGCATCCGCTCACATAATTGTCCTATCAAGCTACTCTCCTTTTG TAAAATATACACCTCAATGGCATTGGCTGAAGCAGGAACTTAAAAATGTGAATAGAGAGAAAACTCCTTGGCTTATAGTCCTTATGCATGTTCCCATCTACAATAGTAATGAAGCTCATTTTATGGAAGGGGAAAGCATGAGATCCGTCTTTGAAAGATGGTTTATCAAACACAGGGTTGATGTGATCTTTGCTGGCCATGTCCATGCTTATGAAAGATCA TATCGCATATCTAATATACACTATAATGTCTCGGGTGGTGATGCTTATCCCGTACCGGATAAAACAGCTCCTATTTACATTACGGTTGGTGATGGAGGAAATCAAGAAGGTCTTGCTTCAAG ATTTAGAGATCCACAGCCAGATTATTCTGCTTTCCGTGAAGCTAGTTATGGTCATTCGACGCTAGAGATCAAGAATAGAACACATGCATTCTACCACTGGAACCGAAATGACGATGGAAATAAAGTTACAACTGACTCGTTCACGTTGCACAACCAGTATTG GGGAAGTGCTCGTCGCAGGAGAAAGTTGAATAAGAATCACCTACACTCTGTCATTTCGGAAAGGCCCTCCATTGCACGGTTCTGA